The Primulina huaijiensis isolate GDHJ02 chromosome 6, ASM1229523v2, whole genome shotgun sequence genomic sequence CTTCTTTACACTTGGTTATCTTTGATATAATAATAGTTACTTATTCTCCAATAGACCTGAACTACATCTGGGAAATTGCTCTATGCGATAAACGGGTTTGCCAATATTAAAAGAGAGGTTTAGTCAATTGTATGATATATTATGTCCTTTCCGTTTTTCCATATACCACTTTAACGTTTATGGTCGGCTTGTAGATAAGTAGTTATTTTCACTATTTTTTTATCCTCCTATTGTAGATGCTAATTTTGAAATCTTGTTCGTGACAGGGTTTTGAAGTCTCTAAAGGTATTCAAGAACAGGGCTTACAGTTAGTTGATCAAAGCAGTTCTGAAATGGGAATTGATCATTCGGGAATGAATCATATGGATTTAACCGAACAACTAGATTATCATTCATTCGATTTCCATCCCGAGCTTGATCAACAGTTTTTCCCTATTTATAATGGAACTTGTTTAATTGGGGAGGATGGTATACCTCAGATTCCTGACTATCAACAAATCATCACCCCTCCACCATCTGCCTTTCTAGGGCCAAAATGTGCCCTTTGGGATTGTCCCAGACCTGCACTAGCATCGGACTGGAGTCAAAAGTCTGATGACTATTGCAGTACTTACCATACTCAGCTTGCACCTGCTGAAGGCTATCGTGGAAGCCCTCCAGTTGTGCGACCTGGAGGCATAGGCTTAAAGGATAACTTGCTCTTTGCTGCTTTAAGTTCAAGAGCACAAGGAAAAGATGTTGGTATTCCTGAATGCGAGGGTGCTGCTACCACAAAATCCCCTTGGAATGCACCTGGTAAGTTCTGCTTCTTGTTTGTCTTCCCTGCCTGTTTTATCCACACAATGGTTGAATTTACATGCGATCATGTTTCTGTTCATTTGAGATTAATGATCTACTTTTTGTGTAAAGCAGAGCTCTTTGATCTTTTTGTCTTGGACGGTGAAACAACGAGGGAATGGCTTTTTTTTGATAAGCCTCGGAAAGCATTTGAGAGTGGGAGTAGAAAGCAACGATCTTTACCAGATTATAATGGGCGTGGCTGGCACGAATCAAGGAAACAAGTGGTGAATGAATTCAATGGGCTGAAGAGATCCTATTATATGGACCCTCAGCCAACGGGAAATTTTGAGTGGCACCTATATGAATATGTAATAAACAAGTATGATGTGTGCACATTATATAGATTGGAACTTAAGCGTGCTGATGGGAAGAAAAGTCCCAAAGGGAAATTAGGTAATGACTCAGTTGCTGATCTGCAAAAGCAAATGGGTAGGCTGACAGCTGAATTTCCAAATGAAAAGAAGCGAATTGTCAAGGGAAGGGGAAAATCAAAAGATGAAACGTGAAACATTAACTCTTCTTCAGATCAATCAGGTAGTCTAGTTGAAAGGCTAGAGTCCTCGAGTGGTGACAGCGTGAAGGCGATGCTACTTGACTTGATTAAGTGACTTGGGATGCAAAAGCAATATGAGACATTTTAGTACAGTATTACAGTATTAGTACCCGTCATCTTGTTAGTTTCACTCAACCATGGCAAGTGGTGaggtttttattttgttatcaGATCTTAGATATAGTGGGTATTTATGTCATCGAAGTACAATGCATAGATGACTCGAACCATAATGCATAAATTTGACCTCTTGACTTTTCTATTGCGAAGACTGCATGTGCACTTCTGGTGCAATTTGCAGAGATAATTTGTTCAAGCCTGACAATATCATGGCTACATGTAATTGTCATCTTACCGGTTTTTATGAAATGCGTGACTTTTCTACTTTCCATCTTTTTTACTTTCACAGCAGATTCCTTGGTATCGTTACGCCGTGCATTATATACATAGGACAAGCGTCTATTGATTGTGGTGCTGTTGCTATATGATGCTACTGCGGCAATCGGTATAAAATGAGTAATCTGACGAAGTAGTAATCGTCAATAGTGATTTATAAAAAGTAAATATTAATGTATCATCAACAacttatatttcttttttttaaataaactaGTATTTAACTCGtgatgatattattaaaaattaattattataaaaaatgaatattgttgaaaaattatttaaaaatatgttaaatatttgtgttgaaaatgtgaatgttgaatgttgaaaattaggtaaaattaggtgttgaatattgaaaattagtgtgtgatgatgtaggtaatgatgtattttatttttggattatttgtaaaaattttctataaatagatctctcatttgtgaagaaaatcacaattgagttgagagaaaaatattataaagtgtgtagtgtgataattttgagagtttgagatttttacttttttaccgtaaatttttactttttcacaacacgttatcagcacgaagctctaaaagtcctccatatttttccaagctccgaacagaagaaaaaggtaacaaaagtaataatatttattttactgttatttatttattgtttatatatgtaatatataatataatgttattgttagaaataataaaaataattttttcaaaaacttgttataaatcctgggaggatgttaagacgacatcccacactcccggtaagggatacgacaagtataaaagcctataaggttttttaaacaaaataacttatgacacctaattataataatgtgatatgatatacataattatttaaatatgactaatattatatacaccatattattaccataaaattatacaaatacatacatttattttcttatacaccaacggtaataaacggtaacaaaacggctagtttttgctctataaatacaatctcacaaatacattcaatcactccaactttctcttcttctctaaaaattattcttcatcaaattttcgaagaaaaaaagaagatggctttcacgaggttatttttaattattttggttatcatactcaccagtcttgtatttatcggagaatatcctcctcgtgtgttttctttatttttacgaatacttgtacttgttgtttatccattactttgtattgcaatattcattaactaataaaatgcatcgtaatttttagtaccaccatggcaaacttggcaaagctcgaattcatcgctcttgatattactgggaaaaactatatgccatggactcttgatgtagaaatgcatcttgagtcattgggtctaagcgagaccattaaagaaaatggtatatcttcatcacaagaaaaagcaaaagctataatatttttacgacgacaccttgatgaaggtttaaaatgtgaatatctcatcgaaaaagatcccatggctctgtggaaaggattaaaagagagatttgaacatataagggaagttatacttccgaccgcccgtgatgaatggaatatgttaagattccaagactttaaaaaagtcagtgattacaattcagcgatgtatagaataatctcgcagttaaaattttgtggacatgaggttacagaatcggaaatgcttgaaaaaacattttccacgtttcacgcatcaaatataacactacagcaacaatatagagtgcgtggatttgcgagatattctgaactcatcgcctgtcttcttgtggcggaaaagaacaacgagctattaatgagaaatcatcagtcccgacccactggatcaacagcatttccagaagtaaatgctgtaagcaaaaatgaatttaaacctggaaaccaaaatcaaagttacagacaagattttggtcgaggacaaaatcgaggtcgtggtcgtggtcgtggacgtggacgtggacgtggaagtggtcgtggtcgtggacgcggccgtggttttgaaaataatcgagatagttatttctataactcatctcaaaagaacgtcccaaaccacccaccgaaaaggcatcaagagaatatgagtgttaatgagaatcactcaaaaagatttgaaagttcttgtttcagatgtggtactccaggacattggtcccgtatttgtcgagcccctgagcacctttgtaaactttataaagaatcaataaaggggaaagaaaaggagaccaactttactgaacacagtgaacctttgagtggttcaactcattttgatgctggagattttctgattgatttctcagataatgatcaatttgatggtggaataaatatgtaaaatattttattttttatgtattcgtatgataatgttttatagtgtgttatattgtattgtattttattgtcaataattttatttcattgcatatttttttgaagttcaaatatggaaaatgctacgaaccaagctgaagtttgcatacctgatagtggtacaacgcacactatcctccgagataaaagatatttcttggaactaaaaccaacaaaaacaacggtgaatacaatatcaggtcctgtagacttgattaaaggatgtggtaaagcacaatttttgttacctaatggtacaaaatttttgatcaatgatgctttatattcaccacaatcgaaaagaaatttgttgagttttaatgatatatattcccatgggtatgatactcaaacaatgaatgaagggaatgagaaatatatgtgtcttaccacatataaatcaggaaagaaatatgtgattgaaaaactaccaatgctccctactggattgcattatacacatatacgtcccattgaatcaaacatggtaattgataattcttcaatattaaccaattggcatgatcgattaggacatcctggttcaacaatgatgcgaagaattatagaaaatacacatggtcatccattgaaagaccagaagatctttcagaataataagtttcaatgtaaagcatgttctcttggaaaacttattataagaccatcaccagccaaa encodes the following:
- the LOC140978879 gene encoding transcription factor VOZ1-like isoform X2, producing MGKSSKNGASKPASHQLFKDRAKNRVDDLQGMFSNLQSARKESRTVDVNLLEEQVHQMLREWKAELNEPSPASSLQQCGSLGSFSSEICRLMQLCEEKDDATSTLAAPKLEPEPDTQKGFEVSKGIQEQGLQLVDQSSSEMGIDHSGMNHMDLTEQLDYHSFDFHPELDQQFFPIYNGTCLIGEDGIPQIPDYQQIITPPPSAFLGPKCALWDCPRPALASDWSQKSDDYCSTYHTQLAPAEGYRGSPPVVRPGGIGLKDNLLFAALSSRAQGKDVGIPECEGAATTKSPWNAPELFDLFVLDGETTREWLFFDKPRKAFESGSRKQRSLPDYNGRGWHESRKQVVNEFNGLKRSYYMDPQPTGNFEWHLYEYVINKYDVCTLYRLELKRADGKKSPKGKLGNDSVADLQKQMGRLTAEFPNEKKRIVKGRGKSKDET
- the LOC140978879 gene encoding transcription factor VOZ1-like isoform X1, with translation MGKSSKNGASKPASHQLFKDRAKNRVDDLQGMFSNLQSARKESRTVDVNLLEEQVHQMLREWKAELNEPSPASSLQQCGSLGSFSSEICRLMQLCEEKDDATSTLAAPKLEPEPDTQKVVTESTSQEGFEVSKGIQEQGLQLVDQSSSEMGIDHSGMNHMDLTEQLDYHSFDFHPELDQQFFPIYNGTCLIGEDGIPQIPDYQQIITPPPSAFLGPKCALWDCPRPALASDWSQKSDDYCSTYHTQLAPAEGYRGSPPVVRPGGIGLKDNLLFAALSSRAQGKDVGIPECEGAATTKSPWNAPELFDLFVLDGETTREWLFFDKPRKAFESGSRKQRSLPDYNGRGWHESRKQVVNEFNGLKRSYYMDPQPTGNFEWHLYEYVINKYDVCTLYRLELKRADGKKSPKGKLGNDSVADLQKQMGRLTAEFPNEKKRIVKGRGKSKDET